From the genome of Triticum aestivum cultivar Chinese Spring chromosome 3B, IWGSC CS RefSeq v2.1, whole genome shotgun sequence, one region includes:
- the LOC123065997 gene encoding uncharacterized protein — protein sequence MSVGKKPSPSTSRHNAEEAVQEVEGGDNGRDVAVMQRKESGSRSGGKKAADQRRYRRCFSGLEISIGPGPLKDVDAGKLKGQIRKWARAVVGYARQLSFGSPRSSPRKSGDGVGATPKSAAVRSKYGLSGARSDPPSAVLPP from the coding sequence ATGTCGGTAGGCAAGAAGCCGTCGCCGTCGACGTCGCGGCACAACGCGGAGGAGGCCGTCCAAGAAGTAGAGGGAGGAGACAACGGCCGCGACGTCGCCGTGATGCAGCGCAAGGAGAGCGGCAGCAGAAGCGGCGGGAAGAAGGCCGCCGATCAGCGGCGGTACAGGCGGTGCTTCTCGGGGCTGGAGATCAGCATCGGTCCGGGCCCGCTCAAGGACGTCGACGCCGGCAAGCTGAAAGGCCAGATCAGGAAGTGGGCCAGAGCCGTCGTGGGCTACGCGCGCCAGCTCAGCTTCGGCTCGCCGAGGTCCTCCCCTCGCAAGTCAGGCGACGGCGTCGGCGCCACGCCGAAGTCGGCGGCCGTCCGGTCCAAGTATGGCCTCAGCGGCGCCAGGAGCGACCCTCCCTCGGCCGTGCTGCCACCGTGA